TTTTGCGACCGAAGCTGAAGCAACTGTCTGGGGTGAGAAGGAACTTAAATCATTCCTCGATAAGCTAATGCTGCGTAACGAGCGTAAGGCCAAGCAACGTGAAGTGCGTACCGAAGCTGCTGCGTCTAAAGAGCAAGCAGCTGATGCATGGCGTGATGCTCGTGATGTTGCCGACGGTGAGTCTTCAGGCTCATTCGATGAAGACAATGACGACTACGCCTCTGATGAGTCGAAGTAACGGGTTTTAAACTTGCTCATCATGATGAGTTAAAGAAAGGTCGCTGAAGCAGATGC
This portion of the Shewanella violacea DSS12 genome encodes:
- a CDS encoding DUF3622 domain-containing protein translates to MTQTKKFDFRIVQDKQVWAAEITRRMTARKTIVSKRKTGFATEAEATVWGEKELKSFLDKLMLRNERKAKQREVRTEAAASKEQAADAWRDARDVADGESSGSFDEDNDDYASDESK